Within Pseudomonadales bacterium, the genomic segment CTATCGGAACGCGATATCCCGCATTACTAACCAATGCCGCTGTAAATCACTGCAGTCATTTTGTCAGACCCAAAGCATCACTGTATATGAGCACTTTCTACACAGAATTCTCTGCGGTGTACTTTTTGTATTGGCATTAATTTTAGTGGTGTAGTAACTTGAGCGCTAGCAATACCAGTTACGGCTTCATGGGTGCTTTTAATAAGGACTGCTGGGCTTAAGCTTTTCTAAACAACAATACATGCCTTGGCTCTGTGCGTATTGCTGTGCTTGCTATATCAATTATGCTCTCTCAAGAAACGCTGGAGCATTATTCCCGCCTTACTGCTGTGCACAACACTTCCTCTGATATTGCAGGCGGCCAATTGGTATACGCCTCGCAATGCATCCATGGTTCACTAATAATATTAACTTTTACTGGTTCACTGCTGGCAGTTTCTGGCTACGAAATCACCTTAAGAAATTTCTGACCTGCCAAAAAGCTGTAAAGTAATGGCGGAAAGAATGGCTACGATGCAGCGCTACAAAAAACACACGCCTGTCCAGAGTTAGATGCGCCCACCGACGACTGCAGCAAACTGAACGCATTGATTAACCAGCCCACCGCATTTGGGCTGCTTGCCATTAAAGTTCTCCGACAACAAAAAACTGGGTATTTGATTTACATGTGGCCAAGTTGAAAAAGGGCGTTACGCGCCTGTTGCGCACTATCAAAGAACGCACTGGGCAGCGCATTGAAAATCCGCCAACTACAGTTTTTTGCGGCCCTCCTGTAATGGTCATCCTGATTGCTCTCGTCTTGCTTGTGATTCGCAACAAGACGCTCACAAAATAACAATAAAATTTCTTCTATCAGCCAGCTACTTTCGATCATCTGTCACAAAGTATTTATTATTTTTTATGTCATCTTCCAAAGCGGCACGGTAAACGCTGCGAAAAATTTATGTTATTTTGCTATTTCTACTAGTACACTCATACCGGCCACTGTGTATCTCATCATGCCCAGCAAAAAACTAACAGAATAGCTATTGAGTATACCTTTTTAGATACGATGGTAATGTGTATCGAAAAAATACCAGTAGCGTTGCACTCGTGGACAACCAAAGCACAATCATCCAGCCCGTTGCAAACCGCTGTTCAGGAATAATGGCAACACTTTCTGCCAACTTTCAGCAGCAAAAAATGTAACTGGCAATGCCCACCTTCGTTCTGAACCAGAAAGCAACACAACCTAAACAGCATTATCGCAACGATAAAGAATGCAAACGCATTTATCACCAATAACCAAGGCGCCCACTGACGCACACTGCTTGGTGTAATTTTCCTGCGGCATCAATATGCCGTGTTATCTATCACCCCGTTCTAATTCCGCGCCCCACATAGAAAAAATCACCTGCTTCGCGACCGAACTTGAAGTCACATCCTCTGCGTAAGGAGTGCGCCCAATATTCACATCGTATAGCCAGTCTTTGTTGTTGTACCCGTAACAAAGTAGCGTGGGAGGTTTTTCCGATATAAAAAACTGCTTCTTTGCAAATAGCATGGTCGTCTTCATGCAGCAGTTGCCGATTGATTGTTTTAGGCTTTGGCGACCACCAACCAACACTAAAGTAAATGTCTGGCGTCCCTTAGCGGCAGCACCGCAAGACAGTATCACCACTCCCCCCCTTTTCTGAGTAACAACATTGAGGTTATCCGCCGTTTGCTGCCCATTAGGCGACATTGCCACATCACCTTCCCATGCTAAATTTGAAAACCAATCCGCTTTAATATCGCCGACATTCTCGAGGTATTAGCGCACCAAGTAACTTCCGGCATCGGAATAAATATAGGTTTTATTTTCATATGTTCCCAAATAAAGCGAATACACTCGGAGATAACACATAAGACTTCTCTATGTTTACCTTATCAAGCCCCCCAAAATCCCCACCTGTGATTCGCAGTGTTGCGGATACCAAAAATACCCATTCCTCGGCATCACAGTATCAAAACCCAATAAAAGGCGCATTAAGATGCACCATCCCACTCGTTTTGCGTGTCCTGCTGTAAATAACTGAATGTCCCATAAACGTGCATAACAAAAAACTGTGTCGCCTGGAATCAATGCAACCAACAACAAAAGCTCTTTCCACTGCCGACCTTTATGGAATAGCCAAGAAAAATACCAGCACAAAACAAAACAGGATAAAGATAGAACGCTCGCACCCATGCAGAAAACCCTAGAAAAATACCCGCCAGTAGCAGCAATCCAGACTTGCCGTGTTCTGACCCTTTATGGAGTTTACAGAGAACCAGCAGACCCAAACCAAACAACAGCATTACCGCTGAAGGTGGGTCGGACAGCGTGATAAAAATTGTTGGTCACAAAAATACTGCATGCACTAGCAAACTCATCAGCAATAAGTCATGACTTTTTTGCGCTGACAGGCTTGATGCTGTTTCAATAAAGCGCCACCATACATATGCGCACAAAGAACACTAAAGCGCAAATGCTACACTGAAGAATTACAATACTCTCAGCCTTTTTCATCGAAGCACATTGGCAGGCTGAACCAAAGATAGTCTCCGACGGGAGCGCAAGTCTGCCATATCACGAATATTTTCGGCGCATTCGTAGCTTCCGTAACTCAACCGTCGGCATCACAGCATTGTGGTGATGCATCAAATAAAGTTGTCATAGCGCCTATCTCTGTGCGTCACTGCCGGGTAATATTTTTTACACACTTCCGTTGCATTCAATGGTGGCTGGCAAATCACCATCAGCTGATTGGTTATCTTCCACGAAACTTGATCACAATGACGCCATTAATTACATCCACTGAGCCCTCATAGGCTACGATGGCATCATCTTTGCCTTGTTCAATTACAGACAAGCGCTCTTCACCGGGTTGCAGCGCGATGTTTCACAATACCCATCGTTTTAAATAAGCCTTCCGTGCGCCCAACATCGCCAACAGCCCTTATAAAAAGAAGCACCAACCACTTCTCGCTGTGTGAAGATGGGTGTTTCTGGATATTCAATCCATCCAACCAGCTCCATGGGATACGAGGCGTTAGGGTCATTCACTGGAGCAATTTTTGGCAACACCTTAGCAATTTGCTGTTGAATTTTGGTGGAACAACTCACGATCTGCCTACCACCATATGGTTTGAAAAATGCGTAACGTTATTCGCCACGCAAAAATTGTATAGAGAACGGGCACCAACGGTTGAAGTAGCGCAGCGATAGACGCACTACATTGCTGCGCACACCCATCCATAAAAAACACAAGCCCTGCTAGCACTTGTGGAACACCAGTACGGTACGAGGCGGCATATAGCCATTGTTTCGCCGCTATCATCGCCATCGGAGCGGCAATGGCTGCGCAACAACAACAACAATGCCAATACACGAAATCCCCATGCCACAGGCGCACAAATGATGCGGAACAATGTCGCCAGACAGGTGCAGCAAACAAAAGTTTCAAACTAACCAAGGATTATACAGGTAGTAATCTTTTTCCGCCCGTATAACGTAGTAGTTTTGCCGCAATAAGGTTTTTCTAAAGCCTCGATTAAATAGCTCTTTGTGAATTGATAGTTCTATAAAATTGTAATGTAACCAAGAATCAAACGGCCATTGATTGTAATGCAACACCAACAATTTATTAATCAGGACGATCGCAACATACCCGACAATAACTGCTGCTACAAAATGAATAGCGTAGACAATTAAGCATCTCAATTTCCTTGCATCGGATGCAATAATCAAAGAAACAATAAACAAGGAAAAAATAGCAGCCAATAATGGCAGTATGGCTTGATAGATGGCTATGCTAAAACAGAAACATACTGCAGCAGCTATTGTTGTCGACCATACTCTTTTTTGTTAGCAGGTACATACCAAAGCCAGATACCGCGAAAGCAATACCAAGCCATGTAGCGTTGTGAAATAAAACGCAAAGTAAATAACTGGGCCGTGATAGAAACGGCGCGGCGACATAATCTGCCGCCACTGCGTACTGGCGATAAAGTAATACACAAAATACTGCGCCAACCACGGCACCAGCCACGGCTATCGAGTATAGGAATAATAGGCATAACCGCATCAGGCAACAGCAATGCACCTCAGCACATACATTCCCCAGCGCCCTGCTTGACCAACCGCCTTTTTGCGCCGAATTCAGCGTGGTTTTCTGAATCTGGTCCAGAGAATGTAAAAATATCGCCAGCGTGACCAACACACCAATACACAGAGGAGTAAAAACCTAGTCAGCTTTGTTATTGACTATACCCTGAGACAAGCACTCAAAACCAGTAAAGCCACAGCCGGCAATTTTATCAACGCTGCATCTCATTGTTTTAAATCAGACATACTTCTTCCGCCGCTGTATGCACAGCTATTTATATCTTGATTAACAAATGCAAAAATCGTTGTAATTACGAATATAGTCTTCAGCGCTGTAATGTAAATACCAACAACAGCATCTGCAGAATATTTGTACTGAATACCCCAAGTCCTTGCCGTAAAAATACACCTTGATTAGGTCTCTGTAATAAAAACTCTATGCGTTTTCACATCGTCTCCTTACGACACTGACACTACCTTTGCTAGATTAAAAACTGATGGCAAGATCTTGTGGGCGTGCTCACCGCGTGTTTTCTGCGCTCGGCACATCAAACACCATAAAGTAACGATTCACAGGAAAAGGAATATGTTGTTTAAACTCACCTGCGTTAAATTACCGCGTAAATCAGTAACGAGTGGCATGGTGTCTGGCGTTACACCTTTGACGTGGTTTCACGCACACCCGGCTTATCTGTATCCGCAAATGCAGCGCCGACATCAGTTGTTTTGGCGAATTGTCTTCCAATGCCTGTAATAACAATACGCGCAGGATTTCCAACAACAATCGCATTCGCCGGCACTGAGCGCGTTACCACAGAGCCCGCGCCAATCATGGCGTGTTGGCCAATGGTGAGCCTGGCAAAATAGTGGCATTTGCGCCAATGGATTACCACGACTAATCACTGTGCGCGGGAATTTTTCTGGATATTGTTTACTGCGCGGAAACGGATCGTTGAGCAAAAAGTGGCATTAGGGCCGATAAAAACATCGTCTTCAACAGTAATGCCATCCCAGCTGCACGCCACATTTCGGTAACACGATCGCCAGAATTACATCATTCGTAAAAACATGATCACAAATATTGCAGCTCACTGCCCAATCTCGCGCCAGGCAGTACATGCGCAAAGCCCAAATAACGAGCCTTTGCCAATGTTATTGCTATCACGAAAATACCTTGTGCATGAACAAAATAATCCACGGAATCCCCTCTTATAGTTCTTTATCTGCGGGTAGGTGTTATCGCGCTTTTTCCTGTAAAGACTCTGCACATCACAACGGATATCGGTCTACCTTGCGTGTTGGCATAAGCGCGCCCGCACATACGCACCGAGCAATCCAATACCTTGCGGTATTCAGTGCGCCAAAAAACAACACGATCAACACTGTAGCGGTATAACCTGGCACCTCTACTACCCAACCTGTTACTTTCAATAGAAGAACTAGCATACCAAAAGTACAGAGAACAATACCTGCACCCACCAAAATCAAAACAACTTTAATGGCAAATCCGAAAGAAAAATGCTGTATTAATAATTGGTTTTCTTGAATGTCCACGCACTGACGCCGTGTCGTTCTCGCGTTGATGAGCGACGGTTTTGCGACGAAATCCCTAGCAAAACAACAAGCCAAATCAGCGGGCTGGTAGATTCATCCAAGGACAATAACTCGTTTGCCAGAAACTGGCGGTTGCAGCCAAACATATCAACGCCGCCAGTAGAACTTCTTTAATAATAAATTTGCGATAAACCCACCAAAAAATTTCGGATGACCAGCGACTGCGTAGCGGGTCATTGCGCGCATCACGCGTACCCACCACCACATCTGCCTCATCCGCTTCCAGCAGCTGAAAAAATTCTAACGCCAACTCCGGCGGCTCCTGTAAATCTGCTGCCATCACAGCAAAATAATTACCACTCGCCACTTGCATACCTGCGCGAATAGCGGCGAATGAGCCGTAATTGCGCGAATGCAGCAATAACTGCGAAGTAAAAGGCATTTCTGGCAGTCGTTCACGCAAAATGCTGTAGCAATTGTCAGGACTGCCATCCACCACCATCACCACTTCCAGCTTATCCGCCAACTTAGTGTTCATATCGGACAAAACAGCTAACAAATCAGGAATGGATCCTTCATTTTTATAAACCGGAATGATGAGCGAGTACATCAGACAATCCAGCTATTAATGCATTGCGCAACCACATCCACTTCATCCAATGTCAGCTCTGGATAACACGGCAACGTCAAAATTTCATCGCGCAGTTTTTCACTGACGAGCAAAGAAACGGTGGCATACGCTGCACGAGCCGCAGGCTGATGGTAGTCCACTACCGGATAGTGAATATCGCTGGCGATATCATGATCGTGTAAATGTTTTTTCAGTGCATCACGTTGCGCAGTGCGAATAACATACAAATGTGCTACATGATCAACACTGGTAATGCTCGGGACTCGTACTGCTTTGTGTTGAATTTTTTCTGCATAACGCTTGGCGATTGCGCGGCGTTTTTCATTCCAACCATCAAGCAGTGGCAATTTTACGGACAGCAGTGCTGCCTGCATTTCATCTAAACGACTATTGCGCGCACCGCTATCAGCGACTGTGTATTTCATTGTCCAGCCATACTGCCGCAAGCTCCGCACGCGCGCCGCCAATTCAGCCTTGGATGTCACCACTGCGCCACCATCACCCAACGCGCCTAAATTTTTTGTTGGGAAAAAACTGAAGGCGGCAATATCACCAAAACTACCTGCGCGTTTACCGTTTGCTGCTTGTGCACCGTGCGACTGCGCGCAATCTTCAATTAAAGCAATGCCATGTTTTTTGGCTAACGCACACAGCGGATCCATATCCGCCAGCTGACCGAACAAATGCGTGACAATGATTGCTTTAGTTTTTGGCGTGATGGCTGCTGCCGCGCAATCAGGATCCATTAAAAAGTTTTTTTCCAACACATCCACATACACGGGCTTTGCACCGATGGCACGAATCGCCGTGCTGGAATAAAAACCCGCATTGGCAACCGTTATCACTTCATCATTGCAATCCACACCTACGGTGCGCAGCGCCAACTCAATGGCTTCGGTGCCATTAGCAACACCAATAGCGTCTGCCACACCGCAATACGCAGCGAAAGATTTTTCAAATGCGGTGACTTCTGGTCCCATGGCATACCAGCCGCTATCAATAACCCGCCCTGCTGCGTTGTGCAGTTCGGCTGCAATGGCGCTGTTGTGCAAAGAAAGATCGTTAATTTTGTTGATGCTCATTCTTCTGCTTCCTGAATCATCTGTTTTATTAAATTATTTTTTCTTGAAAATAAAATAGCCCATCGGTGTCACCATATCATTAGGCGTCATCTCTCCGATCGTGCTCATATAAGCATTGGCAATAAATGCAAACTGCTGGATCGTGTCTGGCGCCAAGCCTTCCATTAATAAATGCTGGTTTACATAGTGACGATAGCCCTTTTCCGTCATCTCCACATTGTTGTAATCCATGATTTCAAAACCAGCCTCTATGCCAACTTTTCGCATTTCATGAATATCAAAGACATATTTGTCTTCCATTTTTCTAGGCGCTCACGATTATCGCCTATCCATTTTCCTTTCATGATGTGACGCGTCATGCGATTGATACGCTGATCATCTTTCTCGCTTAAAACACCCCATTCAGTGCGCCGCTCAATGCGACGCATCAAATCACCGACAAAAGCAATGATAATTTTCCCTTGCAAAACCGGCTCATAAAAAATCGCCTGGCCGCCTGGGCGCAATAATTTACTGAGCTTTTTGAATAATTTTTTGATAATCAATAAAGTGATGCAGAACACTGTGGCCTACAACCAAATCAAAACTGTTATCGCGAAACGGTAAAAAATTGGCATCACAGGCGTAATAGCGAACAGGCACGCCATCTGTACCAACCACTCCTGCCGCTTTCTGCAAAAACTTCGTAGAAATATCGCAGGCACTGACCGACATAAAAGGAAAACGGTGCGACAACCCCCAAGTGAGCTGGCCTGTACCAGAACCAATTTCTAACACATCACCTTTAACCGATTGGTGGCGGTCAAATACTTGCTTCCAATCGTGTGCAACTTTTTCACGGCGCTCATCGTCAATATTGTGATGGTCATCGTAATCAATGGCTTCTAAATGCGTGAATAAAGAGGGATCTTTTAATAGCTGAGGAACGCCATCTTCCGTGACCAAATACTCTTCACCGCATGACTGGCAGCACAGTATCGTCAGTCCATCGCGACTAACACGCTTCACACTGCCCGTTTCGCAGCGCGGGCAAGCAAGGATGGTCAACAGATACGATTTATGCGAGCTCATTAAGCATTCCAAATTATTTTTATCATTCACTACAACCGTCGAGTATATCGGACACAGCCGTCACTATGGCTTGATGTTAAATCGATAAATATCAATACTGCCCGCCACTGCATCAATCGACCGATGTTCCGCCTGAGCATAAATCTTACCTAACGCCCGCGCCGCCTCTTCTGTCGCTGCACTGCGCAAGGCGACATAGTAGAGCGAAGTGACCGCAACCCGCTGACGAAGTGACTGCTGGAGGCTCGCCGCACTCGATGCAGTCTGATAACGACGATCTGCCCAGCTTTCATCAATAGGCAACCCGCCCAACTTCAAATACTGCTCCAACCAAGTGTTTGCCGTTGCAATTGCCGCTGAATCATGTGGTGCTTGCCCAAGCATTTCCTGCATTTGCGTCACCACTTGATAGGCCGGCGTGGCTCGCATACGCGCCTGCGCGGCCTCGTCTACAATCGGCGACTCCTTAACGAGGAATTTCAGAATCGATACATCACCAACGCTAGTCTTCACCGTCTTCTCTGCTGCCAAGCGATAGTGCAACTGCAGCATCAACTCCGCCCCCTCTGCGTTGGGCTCTTGCAATGCTAAGTAGTACAAAGTGTCGATGGTCGGATGCTCATCCATATAACGATACACGCTACCCACCTGCGCATTCACTACATAGCTACCCTCTTGCCCTTCCGGCACGACCACGCCGTTGCGCTTTAAATACGGCAACACCCAATCATGGGTATACAACACGCGATAAGTGGAGGGATCTTTTTGTCCAATATCACGCGCAACCCAGCGCGCAATATCGTTACTCGGATTGCTGCCCGCTACTTTTAATTGCGCTTCATCCGGCTCTGCCTGAAGATCAAATTTGTAAACATCAATGGACCCCGCTTCGATGGTAGCAGAAGCTTTTGATAGCAACTGATAATTGAGCATTAGCGGGATTAATGCCGCCTGAGCATTGGGCTCACGCAGAAGAATGTAATACAACACCTTTTTCTCTTTGTGTGCATCAAAGTACTTCATCAGTTCTGGGAACTGCTGTGACACAAAATAGTAGCGATTTCTTTTCTTTTGCTCATACGCAATATTTTTTTGTCTCAAGTAATGCTCAAACCATGGATGTGTCATCACAACAGAGTAGGCTGTGTCCTGTGGCATTTTATTGAGATCCGCTTTAACAATATCAACCGCATCACGCACGGGATCCTTGTCAAGATTTTTATAAAGACCAGATTTCACATTTGCATTAATGGTCCACACGGAATAAATAACCACAGAAAGCACAATCAAAGGCTTTTCCCAATAACGACCAAGCAATGCCAATAGTTGACTACCCAGCCAACCAACCAATATCGCCTCTAGCACCATAGCCATTAAAAAATAGCGTTTTTCAAATAACGGAGTTGCTATCAGCGACTCCACATAAAAAGCCAATACAAAAACAACCATCAACAAAAACAAACTGCACACTGCCAACAGCTGCCGCGACATGCCGCGTCGCATGTAAGTCCAGACACTCGCAGCAATAGTTAAAAATAATGCTGAGAGGTGAAAAGACATATGCCCATCATCAGGCGCCAATAAGCGCTGCAAGGCAAAGTACGCTTCTTTACCTTCAGCCGAAGCGGACATCACCCAGCTCGACGGCGTATGCACCATGTTGTTATACATAATCCCTAGCCACGGCGAATACAGCAGCACAGGAATACCGAATAGCAAACCAAGCTCTTTCAAGGAATAGCGTTTATAAAATACCCACAAAATGCCTACCAACAAAGCTTCTGCACACAAGAAAACAAAGCCAGAGTAATGCAGATACAACAAAATAGTTGTTGATACCAAAAATCCAATTTTATGTTTTCTCTGTGGCTTATCGGAAAAGAGAACTTCAAATAGGCAAATCAGATTCCATAAATTAAACACAATCAACATACTGTAAGAGCGCGCTTCTTGACTGTAATACACCGCGTTATAAGCGCTTGCCACCACCGCTGTCGCC encodes:
- a CDS encoding glycosyltransferase encodes the protein MYSLIIPVYKNEGSIPDLLAVLSDMNTKLADKLEVVMVVDGSPDNCYSILRERLPEMPFTSQLLLHSRNYGSFAAIRAGMQVASGNYFAVMAADLQEPPELALEFFQLLEADEADVVVGTRDARNDPLRSRWSSEIFWWVYRKFIIKEVLLAALICLAATASFWQTSYCPWMNLPAR
- a CDS encoding DegT/DnrJ/EryC1/StrS family aminotransferase, which produces MSINKINDLSLHNSAIAAELHNAAGRVIDSGWYAMGPEVTAFEKSFAAYCGVADAIGVANGTEAIELALRTVGVDCNDEVITVANAGFYSSTAIRAIGAKPVYVDVLEKNFLMDPDCAAAAITPKTKAIIVTHLFGQLADMDPLCALAKKHGIALIEDCAQSHGAQAANGKRAGSFGDIAAFSFFPTKNLGALGDGGAVVTSKAELAARVRSLRQYGWTMKYTVADSGARNSRLDEMQAALLSVKLPLLDGWNEKRRAIAKRYAEKIQHKAVRVPSITSVDHVAHLYVIRTAQRDALKKHLHDHDIASDIHYPVVDYHQPAARAAYATVSLLVSEKLRDEILTLPCYPELTLDEVDVVAQCINSWIV
- a CDS encoding methyltransferase domain-containing protein, encoding MSSHKSYLLTILACPRCETGSVKRVSRDGLTILCCQSCGEEYLVTEDGVPQLLKDPSLFTHLEAIDYDDHHNIDDERREKVAHDWKQVFDRHQSVKGDVLEIGSGTGQLTWGLSHRFPFMSVSACDISTKFLQKAAGVVGTDGVPVRYYACDANFLPFRDNSFDLVVGHSVLHHFIDYQKIIQKAQ
- a CDS encoding glycosyltransferase family 39 protein, which produces MKEILECPSAIKEETASKWFLPVLAFLFIVAAIERIYGIDRQSLWSDELYAVTASYKTFVDAWRENMLVDGHPPGYLSFMYFTLPITGYSDFGVRIHALLFGMAWIPLVFVFCRRWFGVSAALMATAVVASAYNAVYYSQEARSYSMLIVFNLWNLICLFEVLFSDKPQRKHKIGFLVSTTILLYLHYSGFVFLCAEALLVGILWVFYKRYSLKELGLLFGIPVLLYSPWLGIMYNNMVHTPSSWVMSASAEGKEAYFALQRLLAPDDGHMSFHLSALFLTIAASVWTYMRRGMSRQLLAVCSLFLLMVVFVLAFYVESLIATPLFEKRYFLMAMVLEAILVGWLGSQLLALLGRYWEKPLIVLSVVIYSVWTINANVKSGLYKNLDKDPVRDAVDIVKADLNKMPQDTAYSVVMTHPWFEHYLRQKNIAYEQKKRNRYYFVSQQFPELMKYFDAHKEKKVLYYILLREPNAQAALIPLMLNYQLLSKASATIEAGSIDVYKFDLQAEPDEAQLKVAGSNPSNDIARWVARDIGQKDPSTYRVLYTHDWVLPYLKRNGVVVPEGQEGSYVVNAQVGSVYRYMDEHPTIDTLYYLALQEPNAEGAELMLQLHYRLAAEKTVKTSVGDVSILKFLVKESPIVDEAAQARMRATPAYQVVTQMQEMLGQAPHDSAAIATANTWLEQYLKLGGLPIDESWADRRYQTASSAASLQQSLRQRVAVTSLYYVALRSAATEEAARALGKIYAQAEHRSIDAVAGSIDIYRFNIKP